The Zingiber officinale cultivar Zhangliang chromosome 9A, Zo_v1.1, whole genome shotgun sequence genome window below encodes:
- the LOC122020458 gene encoding uncharacterized protein LOC122020458 yields MTTPAETKRDNRPAGCGGDGCGVRDTWLLHHVRHRTVFCRLCTNCVLRYHPGCFCASCFDLLLDGGACPVVRCSRCPSVSHAACLPDPAGPFFCSSCSDAGSSATYFPLGAEKSVDLKSAKVLLAAAQLAAASMSRAASSSRADSDRKVKEAAIATKRAREALERVILLSKAEKEKKKSEAHPNVSLSSKPEVVDHKKKMPKLNSAVAAMVGQKVQNRERDRWMRFQEPIRVAQKQVQVNAEGKNKVDSMVGMQSHAQNVETERRLIAISHAPKAVGQGERDERGALKGSQGGHVKDDVVVGTC; encoded by the coding sequence ATGACGACGCCGGCGGAGACGAAGAGGGACAACCGGCCTGCCGGGTGCGGCGGTGACGGCTGCGGCGTTCGCGACACCTGGCTGCTCCACCACGTTCGTCACCGAACCGTTTTCTGCCGCCTTTGCACTAATTGCGTCCTTCGCTACCACCCTGGCTGCTTCTGCGCTTCCTGCTTCGATCTCCTCCTCGACGGGGGCGCCTGCCCCGTCGTCCGTTGCTCTCGATGCCCTTCCGTCTCCCACGCGGCCTGCCTTCCCGACCCCGCTGGCCCCTTCTTCTGCTCTAGCTGCTCCGATGCCGGTAGTTCCGCCACCTATTTCCCTCTTGGTGCGGAAAAATCGGTGGATCTCAAGTCGGCTAAAGTTCTTCTGGCTGCTGCCCAGTTGGCCGCCGCATCGATGAGCCGGGCGGCGTCATCTTCCAGGGCAGATTCTGATAGAAAGGTCAAGGAAGCTGCAATTGCAACGAAGAGAGCGAGGGAAGCACTCGAGAGGGTTATTTTACTTTCCAAGgctgagaaggagaagaagaaaagtgaAGCCCATCCAAATGTTTCATTGAGTTCTAAGCCTGAAGTTGTGGATCATAAGAAAAAGATGCCAAAGTTAAACAGTGCGGTAGCAGCCATGGTGGGACAGAAGGTTCAGAACAGGGAGAGGGATCGATGGATGAGGTTTCAGGAGCCGATCAGGGTGGCCCAGAAGCAAGTCCAGGTCAATGCAGAAGGTAAGAACAAGGTGGATTCTATGGTAGGGATGCAGAGCCATGCACAGAACGTTGAGACAGAGCGTAGGTTGATTGCCATCTCACATGCTCCGAAAGCTGTGGGTCAAGGGGAGAGGGATGAAAGAGGAGCCCTCAAAGGTTCTCAAGGTGGACATGTTAAGGATGACGTagttgttggtacttgctga